The following proteins are co-located in the Peromyscus maniculatus bairdii isolate BWxNUB_F1_BW_parent chromosome 23, HU_Pman_BW_mat_3.1, whole genome shotgun sequence genome:
- the Pla2g1b gene encoding phospholipase A2, with protein MKLLLLVTLLTAGATAHSISPRAVWQFRNMIKCTIPGSDPLKEYNNYGCYCGLGGSGTPVDELDRCCQTHDHCYTRAKKLDSCKFLIDNPYTNTYSYSCSGNEITCSGKNNPCEAFICNCDREAAICFSKAPYNKENKGIKC; from the exons ATGAAGCTCCTTCTGCTGGTCACTCTGCTCACAG CAGGCGCTACTGCACACAGCATCAGCCCTCGGGCTGTGTGGCAGTTTCGCAATATGATCAAGTGTACCATCCCCGGGAGTGATCCCCTGAAGGAATACAACAACTATGGCTGCTACTGTGGCTTGGGCGGCTCAGGTACTCCGGTGGACGAATTAGACAG gtgctgCCAGACTCACGACCACTGCTACACTCGGGCAAAGAAGCTGGATAGCTGTAAATTCCTCATAGACAACCCCTACACCAATACATACTCATACTCGTGCTCCGGGAATGAGATCACCTGCAGTG GCAAAAACAACCCCTGTGAGGCCTTCATCTGCAACTGTGACCGCGAGGCCGCCATCTGCTTCTCCAAGGCTCCATACAACAAGGAGAACAAAGGCATTAAGTGTTAG
- the LOC102913894 gene encoding phospholipase A2-like — MQQLVGVRRKLAGGHQTLAGATAHSISRRALTQFKNVINCTNPGNGLLAEYHDYASYCGFGSSDTTEDDLDPCCQTLHNCYGQVMKMESCKSLIENPYTSAYSFSCSKNEVTCSDKNNPCENFICNCDREAAICFFQNSYY, encoded by the exons ATGCAGCAGCTGGTAGGAGTCAGGAGGAAGCTAGCAGGCGGGCATCAGACCCTTG CAGGCGCTACTGCACATAGCATCAGCCGTCGGGCTTTGACTCAGTTCAAAAATGTGATCAACTGCACCAACCCTGGGAATGGTCTCTTGGCGGAGTACCACGACTATGCCTCCTACTGTGGCTTTGGGAGCTCAGACACTACAGAGGATGATTTAGACCC atgCTGCCAGACTCTTCACAATTGCTACGGTCAGGTCATGAAGATGGAAAGCTGCAAATCCCTCATAGAGAACCCCTACACCAGCGCCTACTCATTCTCATGTTCTAAGAATGAGGTCACCTGCAGTG ACAAAAACAATCCCTGTGAGAACTTCATCTGCAACTGTGACCGTGAGGCCGCCATCTGCTTCTTTCAGAATTCATACTATTGA